In a single window of the Pseudomonas sp. B21-015 genome:
- a CDS encoding helix-turn-helix domain-containing protein, whose translation MSTIIMSLCWPLQGMSGPQKAVLISLADNANDEGVCWPSVARISERTCLAERTVQTAIKWLGQVGLLSVRERMGRSTMYTLTPAAYAPPQESHPAADAPPPPQLTTETPAAAAPRTVIEPSSEPSPLVDDEQPPKISKPKCPTQAIVDLFNATIPEFPRVVMLTKDRIAKINARWNESYVHQDLSFWAEYFALVRSSKFLMGEVAAAGGNPFRCNFDWLIAPSNFVKVVEGNYNA comes from the coding sequence GTGAGCACCATAATCATGAGCTTGTGCTGGCCGCTTCAGGGTATGAGTGGCCCACAAAAGGCTGTGCTGATCTCGTTGGCGGACAACGCAAACGATGAGGGCGTTTGCTGGCCATCCGTTGCACGTATTTCGGAACGTACTTGCCTTGCCGAAAGAACGGTCCAGACCGCAATCAAGTGGCTTGGCCAAGTGGGGCTGTTGTCAGTTCGCGAGCGGATGGGTCGCTCGACGATGTACACCTTAACCCCAGCAGCATATGCACCCCCGCAAGAGTCGCACCCCGCAGCAGATGCACCACCACCCCCGCAGCTCACGACAGAAACCCCCGCAGCAGCCGCACCCAGAACCGTAATAGAACCATCAAGTGAACCGTCACCTCTTGTTGACGATGAGCAGCCACCGAAGATCTCGAAGCCGAAGTGCCCGACTCAGGCAATCGTTGATTTGTTCAACGCGACAATTCCGGAGTTTCCTCGAGTCGTGATGCTGACCAAGGATCGCATCGCCAAGATCAATGCCCGCTGGAATGAGAGCTACGTACACCAGGATCTCAGCTTCTGGGCTGAGTACTTCGCCCTGGTGCGTTCGAGCAAGTTCCTGATGGGGGAGGTAGCCGCTGCTGGGGGTAACCCTTTCCGTTGCAACTTCGATTGGCTGATCGCGCCGAGCAACTTTGTGAAGGTCGTCGAGGGTAATTACAATGCGTGA
- a CDS encoding phage regulatory CII family protein, translating to MDEFLRACQSAVLDNEAKVLASQMGVPHVSLLQRANPDNDAHHLTIEHLFGILLHTGDMRPLIALAEQFGFDLVAREKPVAKPLMVALGHLSAECGDVGRLIFDATADNHISQHEKAQGEKAILEAIDALQVLRESLKAA from the coding sequence ATGGACGAATTTCTGCGGGCTTGCCAAAGCGCGGTCCTCGACAACGAAGCGAAGGTGCTGGCCAGCCAGATGGGCGTCCCCCATGTAAGCCTGCTGCAACGTGCCAACCCCGACAACGATGCCCATCACCTGACGATTGAGCACCTTTTCGGGATTCTGCTGCACACCGGTGACATGCGCCCGTTGATCGCTCTCGCCGAACAATTCGGTTTTGACCTGGTGGCTCGCGAGAAGCCAGTCGCCAAGCCTTTGATGGTTGCGCTGGGTCACTTGTCAGCCGAGTGCGGCGACGTTGGGCGATTGATCTTCGACGCGACTGCTGACAACCACATCAGCCAACACGAAAAAGCCCAAGGCGAGAAAGCCATCCTTGAGGCAATCGACGCGCTTCAGGTTCTTCGCGAGTCGCTCAAGGCCGCCTGA
- a CDS encoding helix-turn-helix domain-containing protein yields MRPLKKSIDDAGGVPAVALACGKTPRAIYKWLVADSLPRTEYTGETQYAKKIAELAAAKGKPFETDWLLAEAHPKNQSHKPLNK; encoded by the coding sequence ATGCGGCCGCTCAAGAAATCGATTGATGATGCTGGCGGCGTCCCTGCCGTGGCCTTGGCCTGCGGGAAAACTCCGAGAGCTATTTACAAGTGGCTAGTGGCGGATTCACTGCCGCGCACTGAGTACACGGGCGAAACCCAATACGCAAAAAAAATTGCTGAATTAGCCGCCGCGAAAGGCAAGCCGTTCGAAACCGATTGGCTCCTCGCTGAAGCGCACCCCAAAAATCAGTCGCATAAGCCGCTGAACAAATGA